A single Thermoanaerobacterium sp. RBIITD DNA region contains:
- a CDS encoding glycosyltransferase — protein sequence MNLKFKLSNNFDKYQLYDTIPNIDWELFSVNVHILNNQMFFDLLLFSEKSNKLVPIFLNTLNDYDEIEIPSMLISIDNNTLNKVYLEAVNIISSKKSIRQPNDIFFTDLLSKVDVLRANINPQRRPIVGLNDYMNTIKFICNYTHIRQIIEDFEKGNYNKKYKILDCGCGCGYGSIILGGLPNSQVIGADIDNEAVTLANLINIERKNVSYVKSSFEGLRDKGYKFDCIVSLETLEHVEAPEKFVKDALKLLNNDGLLIVSIPHWRYHGTDLNSDHVANWSIEKGKKFFSKLFTRYKFFVTEVVDLKDVLNSTFDFKEVNECNYKKVEHMFFICNKRDIKIDNQVVSISRKQKLRILFVNHSIPPYEYTGTPIATYMEMRSLQKLGHETAVLIPNKGTSVGPIKEFVNNITIYKVPSLSWGQTFLEDAYFGYNIRNYLSIVEDVIKDFSPDIVHINDYVFMSAKIIELFEAIGLPMVRFVHAMEELCFRTHPFYKDELCNGPETPIKCAKCILKDNYNRNNVFRLRNESNYLCKINARFEYINYLYSKYDAILFMTDKWKEYISKFIKYDKTKSFIVPLGINLSVKREEQIKKTNDVINFVYIGTMAKVKGANLLLDVFSDKEILEKNFTLNIFGVAEDDLQSKIRDVEVISKGKIRYMGPYKKENLSLLLDKKDMGIMPSYSETYSITTRELLYVGIPSIVSDIYGIADIVKDGYNGLVFKTGDFQGLKQKVMMVLKDKSLIDKLKEGAINTSIPTPEDEAKQLENIYLNILSSD from the coding sequence TTGAATTTGAAATTTAAGTTGTCAAACAATTTTGATAAATATCAGCTGTACGACACAATACCGAATATCGATTGGGAGCTTTTTTCTGTAAATGTTCATATACTGAATAACCAGATGTTCTTTGATTTATTATTATTTAGCGAAAAAAGTAATAAATTAGTACCTATATTTCTCAATACATTGAATGATTATGATGAAATAGAGATACCCTCAATGCTTATTTCTATAGATAACAATACGCTAAATAAAGTATATTTAGAAGCAGTAAATATTATAAGTAGTAAGAAGTCTATACGTCAACCTAATGATATTTTTTTTACCGACTTATTGAGTAAGGTAGATGTATTAAGGGCCAATATTAATCCACAAAGAAGACCAATAGTAGGACTTAATGATTATATGAATACAATAAAATTTATTTGTAACTATACTCATATAAGACAAATAATAGAGGACTTTGAGAAAGGAAATTATAACAAAAAATACAAGATATTAGATTGTGGATGTGGATGCGGATATGGTTCTATTATTTTAGGAGGGCTACCCAATTCTCAAGTTATTGGGGCAGATATTGACAATGAAGCGGTAACCCTGGCGAATCTAATAAATATTGAAAGGAAAAATGTAAGCTATGTAAAATCTTCTTTTGAGGGCTTGAGAGATAAAGGATATAAATTTGATTGTATTGTGAGTCTTGAGACTTTGGAGCACGTGGAAGCACCGGAGAAATTTGTGAAAGATGCTTTAAAACTGTTAAATAATGATGGTCTTTTAATTGTTTCAATTCCTCATTGGAGATACCATGGCACTGATTTAAATTCCGATCATGTAGCCAACTGGAGTATAGAAAAAGGCAAAAAGTTTTTTAGTAAGTTGTTTACTAGATACAAATTTTTTGTAACAGAAGTAGTTGATTTAAAAGATGTGCTAAATTCAACATTTGATTTTAAGGAAGTTAATGAATGCAATTATAAAAAAGTTGAACATATGTTTTTTATATGTAATAAAAGGGACATTAAAATCGATAATCAAGTAGTATCTATAAGTAGAAAACAAAAGTTAAGAATATTGTTTGTCAACCATTCAATACCACCTTATGAATATACAGGTACTCCTATAGCTACATATATGGAAATGAGATCACTGCAAAAATTAGGTCATGAAACGGCTGTATTAATACCTAACAAAGGTACATCGGTTGGTCCAATAAAAGAATTCGTAAACAATATTACTATATATAAAGTACCTTCATTAAGTTGGGGTCAAACTTTTTTAGAGGATGCTTATTTTGGATACAACATAAGAAATTATTTAAGTATAGTCGAAGATGTTATTAAGGATTTTAGCCCTGACATTGTACATATAAATGACTATGTTTTTATGTCTGCAAAAATTATAGAACTCTTTGAAGCTATAGGCTTACCCATGGTCAGGTTTGTACATGCTATGGAGGAATTATGCTTTAGAACACATCCATTTTACAAAGATGAACTTTGTAATGGTCCTGAAACACCTATAAAATGCGCTAAATGTATTTTAAAGGATAATTATAATAGAAATAATGTTTTTCGTTTGAGAAATGAATCCAATTATTTATGTAAAATAAATGCTAGATTTGAGTATATAAACTATCTCTATAGCAAATATGATGCAATTTTATTTATGACAGATAAATGGAAGGAATACATAAGTAAATTTATTAAGTATGACAAAACGAAGAGTTTTATAGTGCCGCTAGGTATTAATTTATCTGTAAAGAGAGAAGAACAGATAAAGAAAACTAATGATGTTATAAATTTTGTGTATATAGGAACTATGGCGAAAGTTAAAGGAGCCAATTTACTTTTAGATGTATTTAGTGATAAAGAAATATTAGAAAAAAACTTTACATTAAATATTTTTGGTGTTGCCGAGGACGATTTACAAAGCAAAATTAGAGATGTTGAAGTTATATCTAAAGGCAAAATAAGATATATGGGTCCGTATAAGAAGGAAAATTTATCACTATTATTAGATAAAAAAGATATGGGAATCATGCCTTCTTATAGTGAAACTTATTCAATTACAACAAGAGAGCTGTTGTATGTGGGTATTCCTTCAATAGTTTCAGATATATATGGAATTGCAGATATAGTTAAAGACGGGTACAACGGTTTAGTTTTTAAAACTGGAGATTTTCAAGGTTTGAAGCAAAAGGTAATGATGGTATTAAAGGACAAATCTTTAATTGATAAATTAAAGGAAGGGGCAATAAATACAAGTATACCTACACCTGAAGATGAAGCAAAGCAACTGGAAAATATATATTTAAATATATTGAGCAGTGATTAA